A region of Solanum dulcamara chromosome 7, daSolDulc1.2, whole genome shotgun sequence DNA encodes the following proteins:
- the LOC129893928 gene encoding uncharacterized protein LOC129893928, translating into MATNRWLRPEVYPLFAAVGVAIGICGFQLVRNMRINPEVRVNKEKRAAGILENFEEGEKYAEHAVRKFARSRPPEIFPNLNRFFSDPQKN; encoded by the exons ATGGCTACTAATCGCTGGCTCAGGCCCGAG GTATATCCACTGTTTGCTGCCGTTGGAGTTGCCATCGGAATCTGTGGATTTCAGTTGGTTCGTAATATGCGTATCAACCCTGAAGTCAG GGTAAACAAGGAGAAAAGAGCTGCTGGCATCCTGGAGAACTTTGAAGAGGGAGAAAAATATGCTGAACATGCTGTCAGAAAGTTTGCTCGTAGTAGGCCACCAGAAATTTTCCCCAACCTTAATAGGTTCTTCAGTGACCCTCAAAAGAATTAA